The following are encoded in a window of Phaseolus vulgaris cultivar G19833 chromosome 3, P. vulgaris v2.0, whole genome shotgun sequence genomic DNA:
- the LOC137808790 gene encoding protein IQ-DOMAIN 13, translating into MGKKGSWFSAIKRVFTHHSKGKPDADNKGTKEKKKSLGKVKHGETNSFIPLFREPSSIEKIFGDFEREQQLLGLRPATPPERPKTPPYVPPRAPSPRPPSPRAPSPRPPSPRAASPRASSPRVTSTSPKAASFRISHHHKEVGYRPEPTLRHQNASATKIQAVYRGYMGRRSFRALKGLVRLQGVVRGQNVKRQTVNAMKHMQLLVRVQSQIQSRRIQMLENQARYQAEFKNDKEAASILGKLTSEAGNEEWDDSLLTKEEVEARLQRKVEAIIKRERAMAFAYSHQLWKATPKSSHTPVTDARSGGFPWWWNWLERQAPAAAATPQERQVLKNFQLTPPRPYSEQKTSPRPGSSTQRQQQSHFAFDNMDTPTPKSTKSTIVTSSKPVRTPPYRTPQANSSGSGSKYLRPRGVGANIPFDVPLKDDDSLTSCPPFSVPNYMAPTLSAKAKVRASSNPRERLGGTPTSTDSKRRLSFPLSQGIGSFKWSKGFSSKDQRVPDKFQPLESIGNVSVDSTVSLPARVGRKPFTRFV; encoded by the exons ATGGGAAAGAAGGGGAGTTGGTTTTCTGCAATCAAGAGGGTTTTCACTCACCACTCCAAGGGGAAA CCGGATGCAGATAACAAAggcacaaaagaaaagaagaaaagtcTAGGAAAAGTAAAGCATGGAGAGACCAATTCATTCATCCCCCTCTTCAGAGAGCCAAGTAGCATTGAGAAAATCTTTGGGGACTTTGAAAGGGAGCAACAACTACTGGGGTTAAGGCCTGCCACTCCTCCTGAGAGACCCAAAACTCCACCTTATGTCCCTCCAAGAGCTCCTTCTCCTAGGCCTCCTTCTCCAAGGGCTCCTTCTCCAAGGCCTCCATCTCCAAGGGCTGCTTCTCCCAGGGCTTCTTCGCCACGAGTTACCAGTACCTCTCCCAAAGCTGCATCTTTCCGGATTTCTCATCACCACAAGGAGGTTGGCTACAGACCAGAACCAACTTTGAGGCACCAGAATGCCTCAGCTACTAAGATCCAGGCTGTTTATAGAGGTTATATG GGAAGGAGGAGTTTTAGAGCACTAAAGGGTCTGGTGAGGCTCCAAGGAGTAGTAAGAGGACAGAATGTGAAGAGGCAGACAGTAAATGCCATGAAGCACATGCAACTGTTAGTGCGAGTTCAATCTCAGATTCAGTCTCGAAGGATCCAGATGTTGGAAAACCAGGCACGATATCAAGCTGAGTTCAAGAATGATAAGGAAGCAGCCAGTATCTTGGGAAAACTCACT TCTGAAGCAGGTAATGAAGAGTGGGATGATAGCTTACTGACCAAAGAGGAAGTAGAGGCAAGGTTGCAGAGGAAGGTGGAAGCAatcatcaaaagagaaagagcAATGGCATTTGCATATTCCCATCAG CTATGGAAAGCCACTCCAAAATCAAGTCACACCCCAGTGACAGATGCACGATCAGGTGGATTTCCTTGGTGGTGGAACTGGTTGGAAAGACAAGCACCTGCAGCAGCAGCAACTCCACAAGAAAGACAAGTGCTGAAGAATTTTCAACTCACACCTCCAAGACCATACTCAGAGCAAAAGACTAGTCCAAGACCCGGATCCAGCACTCAAAGACAACAGCAGTCTCATTTTGCCTTTGATAACATGGACACTCCCACACCAAAGTCCACAAAATCAACCATAGTGACATCTTCAAAACCGGTACGAACACCTCCATATAGAACTCCTCAGGCAAACAGTTCAGGCTCTGGGTCTAAATATCTGAGACCAAGGGGTGTGGGAGCCAATATACCTTTTGATGTGCCACTGAAGGATGATGACAGTCTCACAAGCTGCCCACCATTTTCAGTGCCAAACTACATGGCTCCAACCCTCTCTGCCAAGGCCAAAGTACGTGCTAGTAGTAATCCTAGAGAAAGGCTTGGTGGGACTCCAACAAGTACTGATTCAAAGAGGAGACTCTCATTCCCATTGTCACAAGGAATAGGGTCTTTCAAGTGGTCTAAAGGGTTCTCAAGCAAGGATCAAAGGGTGCCAGATAAATTTCAGCCACTTGAATCTATAGGGAACGTGAGTGTGGATTCAACAGTGTCTTTGCCCGCAAGGGTGGGAAGAAAGCCGTTTACAAGatttgtgtga
- the LOC137808796 gene encoding stearoyl-[acyl-carrier-protein] 9-desaturase, chloroplastic has product MALRLNPLPTQSFALPQMASLRSPKFRMASTLRSGSKEVENIKKPFTPPREVHVQVTHSMPPQKIEIFKSLEDWADQNILTLLKPVEKCWQPQDFLPDPSADGFDEQVKELRERAKELPDDYFVVLVGDMITEEALPTYQTMLNTLDGVRDETGASLTSWAVWTRAWTAEENRHGDLLNKYLYLCGRVDMRQIEKTIQYLIGSGMDPRTENSPYLGFIYTSFQERATFISHGNTARLAKEHGDIKLAQICGMIASDEKRHETAYTKIVEKLFEVDPDGTVMAFADMMRKKIAMPAHLMYDGHDDNLFDNYSAVAQRIGVYTAKDYADILEFLVGRWKVENLTGLSGEGRKAQDYVCGLPPRIRRLEERAQARVKESSKIRFSWIHDREVLL; this is encoded by the exons ATGGCTCTCAGACTCAATCCTCTTCCGACCCAATCCTTCGCCCTTCCTCAGATGGCCAGCCTCAGATCTCCCAAGTTCCGCATGGCTTCTACTCTCCGCTCCGGTTCCAA AGAGGTTGAAAATATTAAGAAGCCTTTCACGCCTCCGAGAGAAGTGCATGTTCAAGTAACCCATTCTATGCCTCCCCAGAAGATTGAGATTTTCAAATCGTTGGAGGATTGGGCTGACCAGAACATCTTGACTCTTCTTAAACCTGTAGAAAAATGTTGGCAACCACAGGATTTTTTACCAGATCCTTCTGCAGATGGATTTGACGAGCAAGTGAAGGAACTGAGAGAGAGAGCAAAGGAGCTTCCAGATGATTACTTTGTTGTTCTGGTTGGAGACATGATCACAGAGGAAGCCCTTCCTACTTACCAAACAATGTTAAATACATTGGATGGAGTTCGTGATGAAACAGGCGCTAGCCTTACTTCCTGGGCAGTCTGGACAAGGGCATGGACTGCTGAAGAAAATCGACATGGTGATCTTCTTAACAAGTATCTTTACTTATGTGGACGAGTTGACATGAGACAAATTGAGAAGACAATTCAGTACCTGATTGGATCTGGAATG GATCCTCGCACTGAGAACAGTCCCTACCTTGGTTTCATTTACACTTCATTTCAAGAGCGGGCAACCTTCATATCCCATGGAAACACAGCCAGGCTTGCTAAGGAGCATGGTGATATAAAGTTGGCCCAGATCTGCGGCATGATTGCCTCGGATGAGAAACGCCATGAGACTGCATACACAAAGATAGTGGAAAAGCTGTTTGAGGTTGATCCTGATGGAACTGTTATGGCGTTTGCAGACATGATGAGGAAGAAAATTGCCATGCCAGCACACCTTATGTATGATGGCCATGATGACAACCTCTTCGATAACTACTCTGCAGTGGCCCAGCGCATTGGGGTCTACACTGCCAAGGACTATGCTGATATACTTGAATTTCTGGTGGGGAGGTGGAAGGTGGAGAATCTAACAGGACTATCAGGTGAGGGAAGGAAGGCTCAGGATTACGTTTGTGGGCTGCCACCAAGAATCAGAAGGTTAGAGGAGAGAGCTCAAGCAAGAGTCAAGGAGTCATCAAAAATTCGGTTCAGTTGGATTCATGACAGGGAAGTACTACTCTAA